From the Halobellus litoreus genome, the window GTCGAGGAGATCGACGGCGTCGGCGACGCCATCTCCTCGAAGGTCGTCGAGTACATAGAGACGGGCGAGATCGGGGAGTTAGCGGAGCTACGCGAGAAACTGCCAGTCGACATCGAGGCGCTCACGCGCGTGGAGGGCGTCGGCCCGAAGACCGTCGGCGCGCTCTACGAGGCGCTCGGGATCACGACGCTCGACGAGCTCGCCGAAGCGGCCGAAGCGGGCGAGATCCGGGAGGTGAAGGGGTTCGGCGCGAAGACGGAGGAGAACATCCGCGAGAACATCGCGTTCGCCAGGCACGCGACGGAGCGCGAGCGCCTCGGCGACGCGCGCCCGCTCGCCGACGACGTCCTCGACCACCTCCGAGAGCAGGAGGCCGTCGCGCAGGCCGAGGTGGCGGGGTCGATCCGGCGGTGGCGAGACACCATCGGCGACGTCGACGTCCTCGTGGCCGCGGAGTCGGGCGAGCGCGTCGTCGACGCGTTCGTCGAGTGGCCGGCGGCGGCCGACGTCATCGAGGCGGGCGAGCACAAGGCGAGCGTCCGCGTCGACGGAATCCGCGTCGACCTCCGCGTGGTCGTCCCGGGGGAGTTCGGCGCGGCGCTGCAGTACTTCACCGGCAGCAAGGACCACAACGTCGAACTCAGAAACATCGCGATCGACCGCGGCCTGAAGATGAACGAGTACGGCGTCTTCGACGTCAGCGGGGTCGACGACCCCGACGCCGACCAGCGCGTCGGCGAACGCGTCGCCGGCGAGACCGAGGCGTCGATGTACGCGGCGCTGGAGCTCCCGCTCGTCGCCCCGGAGATCAGGGAGGGAACCGGCGAGGTCGACGCCGCGCGCGAGGGGACGCTACCCGACCTCCTCGAGGCGGACGACGTCCGCGGCGACCTCCACACGCACACCGACTGGTCCGACGGCCGCGCGACGCTCGCCGAGATGGTCGCGGCCGCCGCCGAGCGCGGCTACGACTACTACGCGGTGACGGACCACGCGACCGGGCCGGGGATGGTCGGCGGCATCGGCCTCTCGGCGGCGGAACTCCGGGAACAGGCCGAGGCTGTCGACGAGGCTCGGGAGGAGTTCGGCGACGACCTGACGCTGCTGCACGGCGTCGAGACGAACGTCGACGCCGACGGCGGCCTCTCGACCGACGACGGCCTGCTCGCCGACCTCGATCTCGTGGTCGCCTCGCCGCACGCCGCGCTCGGGCAGGACCGCGAGACGGCGACGGATCGGCTCGTTCGCGCCGTCGAACATCCG encodes:
- the polX gene encoding DNA polymerase/3'-5' exonuclease PolX, which produces MTRNAEVARRLEEFADLLEADGVEYKPNVYRRAAENVREHTEPVEELAAEGESAVEEIDGVGDAISSKVVEYIETGEIGELAELREKLPVDIEALTRVEGVGPKTVGALYEALGITTLDELAEAAEAGEIREVKGFGAKTEENIRENIAFARHATERERLGDARPLADDVLDHLREQEAVAQAEVAGSIRRWRDTIGDVDVLVAAESGERVVDAFVEWPAAADVIEAGEHKASVRVDGIRVDLRVVVPGEFGAALQYFTGSKDHNVELRNIAIDRGLKMNEYGVFDVSGVDDPDADQRVGERVAGETEASMYAALELPLVAPEIREGTGEVDAAREGTLPDLLEADDVRGDLHTHTDWSDGRATLAEMVAAAAERGYDYYAVTDHATGPGMVGGIGLSAAELREQAEAVDEAREEFGDDLTLLHGVETNVDADGGLSTDDGLLADLDLVVASPHAALGQDRETATDRLVRAVEHPSVDILGHPTGRLINEREGLDLDVGRIAEAAAAAGTALEINADPARLDLRGELARVAVDAGATIAVGTDAHAPGALDAIRYGVHTARRGWCERADVLNARDVDELRAFLH